The DNA region AAATACTTATCTATTTTGCAAGTGATATACACAAAAAATTTTAAACTCACCTTAAGTATGATTGTCTTAATTCCTATCGTTTAAACATCCATTTAAACATGTGGTAAAATACTAGAATACACCTCATTCGTAAAGGAGTCGAAAAGATGAAATCTAGATATTGGTGGGTCATCCTAACTTACATTGCAATGCAATTTTCTATTTATTTATTAGTTCCATTACACAGTATTATGGGCGTTGAAACTCCTCTAGAGGATTGGATCGAAACTAAAGAAGTAGTAGGTACGTGGGTTTTTTATAGCTTTACAATCGGGTTGCTGCTGATAATTTACTTGTTGCGACAAGACATAAAAGAACGACACCAGGCACCAAACCGAGTCTCACGTCTATCAGCTGTTAAATGGTCAATAATCGGAGTATTTTTAGCATTCGCTGCTCAAATTACTGCTGGACTTATTGAGGTAAACTTATTTAATATCGAGGCAGGCTCTGAAAATACAGAAAGTCTTGTAGAAATAGCTAAAGCTTTACCACTGTTTGTCATTGTCGGTGGACTAATTGCTCCAATTCTAGAAGAAATTCTTTTCCGTAAGATTATCTTCGGCTCTTTATATAAGAAGTTTAATAACTTTTTTGTAGCAGCAATCATTAGTTCCCTTTTGTTTGCAGTCATTCACGTTGACTTTACTCACCTTCTTATCTATACTGCAATGGGATTCACTTTTGCCTATTTATATGTAAAAACTAATCGAATTCTCGTTCCAATTATCGCTCATGCAGCGATGAATTCAATCGTATTTCTAATGAACTTTTTTGTAGATATAGAAGAATTAGAAAAACAACTAGAACAAGCAATCGCTATCTTTATTGGAGGAATTTTTTAAATGAGAACATCATCACCAGCCTTTATGGCGCTGTTATATTTTTCATTAGGGGTATTATTCACTTAT from Lottiidibacillus patelloidae includes:
- a CDS encoding CPBP family intramembrane glutamic endopeptidase, whose amino-acid sequence is MKSRYWWVILTYIAMQFSIYLLVPLHSIMGVETPLEDWIETKEVVGTWVFYSFTIGLLLIIYLLRQDIKERHQAPNRVSRLSAVKWSIIGVFLAFAAQITAGLIEVNLFNIEAGSENTESLVEIAKALPLFVIVGGLIAPILEEILFRKIIFGSLYKKFNNFFVAAIISSLLFAVIHVDFTHLLIYTAMGFTFAYLYVKTNRILVPIIAHAAMNSIVFLMNFFVDIEELEKQLEQAIAIFIGGIF